Proteins from a single region of Gemmatimonadota bacterium:
- a CDS encoding alpha/beta hydrolase, whose amino-acid sequence MNAMKPSQRTKQRMTRSILVVICSCIFFAQGQAQQERLKGAVKSPIANVKADVFDRVEHHETDNDGVALHYVTLGEGPVILFVHGFPDFWYTWREQMAALSDNYKTVAMDTRAYNKSGKPEGVEHYTMSHLMSDVEAVIKDLEVDSVTLVGHDWGGAISWRFAMHYPQLVNKLVICNLTHPKGYGTVLRNATAEQKKNTQYITDFQTPEYEKRFSPEVLTRISVGNAPDEVRQRYINAFSQSSVKGMLDYYRAAYSGLTAGSGQSLGMPNLTMPVLQFHGLKDKAVDKDGLRDTWNWINKDYTLVTIPSSGHWVQRDAADMVSNTMRWWLKSRH is encoded by the coding sequence ATGAACGCCATGAAACCGTCACAACGAACCAAACAACGCATGACACGCTCAATACTGGTGGTCATTTGCTCCTGCATTTTCTTCGCCCAGGGGCAGGCGCAGCAGGAACGCCTAAAGGGTGCCGTCAAATCCCCGATAGCTAACGTCAAGGCAGATGTATTCGACCGCGTCGAGCACCATGAGACGGATAACGACGGGGTGGCACTCCACTACGTCACCCTGGGCGAAGGCCCCGTTATTCTCTTTGTCCATGGCTTTCCCGATTTTTGGTATACCTGGCGCGAACAGATGGCCGCTCTTTCCGACAACTATAAGACCGTCGCTATGGACACACGCGCCTACAACAAGAGCGGCAAGCCCGAAGGCGTGGAACACTACACCATGTCCCATCTCATGTCGGATGTCGAAGCTGTAATCAAGGACCTGGAGGTCGATTCGGTCACCCTCGTTGGTCACGATTGGGGTGGCGCCATTTCGTGGCGGTTCGCCATGCACTATCCGCAACTCGTCAACAAGCTGGTGATCTGCAATCTGACTCACCCGAAGGGCTACGGCACCGTGCTGCGTAACGCGACGGCAGAGCAAAAGAAGAATACTCAATACATTACCGACTTTCAAACGCCTGAATACGAAAAACGGTTCTCGCCCGAGGTGCTTACACGTATTTCGGTGGGTAATGCCCCAGACGAAGTGCGGCAGCGCTACATCAATGCGTTCTCCCAATCCTCGGTCAAGGGCATGCTCGACTATTACCGGGCGGCCTATAGCGGTCTAACTGCGGGGTCTGGCCAGAGCCTGGGGATGCCCAATCTCACCATGCCCGTATTGCAATTCCACGGGTTGAAAGACAAGGCTGTTGACAAAGACGGGTTACGCGACACGTGGAATTGGATCAACAAAGACTACACACTCGTCACCATCCCCAGCAGCGGCCATTGGGTTCAACGAGACGCAGCGGATATGGTCAGTAATACCATGCGCTGGTGGCTGAAGAGCCGTCACTGA